A window from Prinia subflava isolate CZ2003 ecotype Zambia chromosome Z, Cam_Psub_1.2, whole genome shotgun sequence encodes these proteins:
- the EDA2R gene encoding tumor necrosis factor receptor superfamily member 27 — protein MACQESEYLDDQKKCVPCRKCMPGQELSKDCGDGSGGDAQCVACPPRKFKDRWGHHGCKPCLSCALINRLQKSNCTATADAVCGECLPGFYRKARISGQLEWECIPCTKQTPSSEPQCRSRTNLVKVAVPTVPPQDTALLALTSSALVIIILVLLALSIIYCKRFWKSQCQRVFLRTQNFSGQRATFPTAAAPGRFLCEEQMSGPCCLGVKNLSPCYRQTEGPVEAVQFISDGEAVGLQLPSLQPEVDLPPAIAVSTASKAQLGRSLLESQPLIRASGHGDCLDGVLPPPTPRQGRPGTVEALAPLSSCASEMQHKWPHAPVECTELDLQKFSTQAEFVGGERLEEAASRAMKRIPAGSGGVVQEGAHHLPTAEIPPGEQPVDDAQSLVTQISSTAKGLPIAELPHSLVQSLAFLLDPSLNGVKNFSHVALELGLVPQLLGRISGFEQLVAHFTYVGAAVTVPLLAQALQRLQRFDALLLLCDHFTLSPALDRQR, from the exons ATGGCCTGCCAAGAGAGTGAGTACCTGGATGACCAGAAGAAATGTGTCCCCTGCAGAAAGTGCATGCCCGGGCAGGAGCTTTCCAAG GACTGCGGCGACGGCAGCGGAGGGGACGCGCAGTGTGTGGCCTGCCCCCCCAGGAAGTTCAAGGACCGCTGGGGACATCACGGCTGCaagccctgcctgtcctgtgccCTCATCAACCGCCTCCAGAAGTCCAACTGCACGGCGACGGCCGATGCGGTCTGCGGGGAGTGCCTGCCGGG GTTTTACCGGAAGGCACGGATCAGCGGGCAGCTGGAGTGGGAGTGCATTCCCTGCACCAAGCAGACTCCATCCTCCGAGCCGCAGT GTCGGTCCAGAACAAACCTGGTGAAGGTTGCTGTCCCTACTGTGCCACCACAGGACACAGCCCTTCTTGCACTGACCAGCAGCGCCCTGGTCATCATCATCCTGGTGCTTCTGGCACTTTCCATCATCTACTGCAAGCGATTCTGGAAAAGCCAGTGCCAGAGAG TTTTCCTGAGGACTCAGAACTTCTCAGGCCAGCGAGCAACATTCCCGACTGCAGCAGCACCCGGCAGGTTCctgtgtgaggagcagatgTCTGGACCCTGCTGCCTGGGTGTGAAGAATTTGAGCCCTTGCTACAGGCAGACAGAAG GCCCTGTGGAAGCGGTGCAGTTCATTTCGGATGGGGAAGCCGTGGGTCTCCAGCTCCCCTCTCTCCAGCCAGAGGTGGACTTGCCACCAGCCATTGCAGTCAGCACTGCCTCCAAggcccagctgggcaggagcctcCTGGAAAGCCAGCCCCTCATCCGAGCCTCAGGCCACGGTGACTGCCTGGACGGGGTCTTgccaccccccacccccaggCAGGGCCGGCCGGGCACGGTGGAGGCCCTGGCCCCCCTCTCCTCCTGCGCCTCCGAGATGCAGCACAAGTGGCCGCATGCACCTGTGGAGTGCACTGAGCTGGACCTCCAAAAGTTCTCCACGCAGGCGGAGTTTGTGGGTGGTGAGCGGCTGGAGGAGGCAGCAAGCCGGGCCATGAAGAGGATTCCAGCAGGGAGCGGTGGTGTGGTGCAGGAGGGGGCTCATCACTTGCCCACGGCCGAAATCCCACCTGGGGAGCAGCCA GTGGATGATGCCCAGAGCCTGGTGACTCAGATCAGTAGCACAGCCAAAG GTCTCCCAATAGCAGAGCTGCCCCATTCCTTGGTGCAGTCGCTTGCCTTCTTGCTGGACCCTTCCCTGAACGGTGTGAAGAACTTCAGCCACGTGgcgctggagctggggctggtgccacagctgctgggacGGATTTCGGGGTTCGAGCAGCTGGTCGCACACTTCACCTACGTGGGTGCCGCCGTCACCGTCCCGCTGCTGGCGCaggcgctgcagcggctgcagcGGTTCGACGCCTTGCTCCTGCTCTGCGACCACTTCACGCTCAGCCCCGCGCTGGACCGCCAGCGCTAG
- the LOC134563918 gene encoding G-protein coupled receptor 83-like, translating to MPRSLLQPYRSQVTGFLEEFDHYSSLAKLMSIYHATNRTIFNWTESRIIEWEKFAKLAKYEPESQKPTVKALLIVAYSIIIIMSLFGNMLVCHVVLKNKRMHSATSLFIVNLAVSDIMITLLNTPFTLVRFVNSTWIFGKAMCHISRFVQYCSLHVSTLTLTAIALDRHQVILNPLKQRMSLAKGALSISVIWLMATCFSLPHAVYQKLFQYNYREATVRSLCLPDFPEPAELVWKYLDLSTFLLLYLLPLLIITVTYMRLAKKLWLRNAIGDVTTQQYVTHHRNKKKSIKMLMLVVVVFAVCWFPLNCYVVLISSLGIKTKNSLYFALHWFAMSSTCYNPFIYCWLNKSFRTELRSLLCICQKVSQAQEQALPPRAMSCREAWLEQARCRKGSASQASCSPGNLPMANSDL from the exons ATGCCTCGCTCACTGCTTCAGCCGTACAGGTCACAGGTGACGGGGTTTCTTGAGGAGTTTGACCATTACTCCTCCCTGGCCAAACTCATGTCCATCTACCACGCAACTAACAGGACCATCTTCAACTGGACAGAGAGCCGCATCATTGAGTGGGAGAAATTTGCCAAGCTGGCTAAATATGAGCCAGAATCCCAGAAACCAACAGTGAAAGCGCTCTTAATTGTGGCATATTCCATCATTATCATCATGTCTCTCTTTGGGAACATGCTGGTGTGCCACGTGGTGCTGAAGAACAAGAGGATGCACTCAGCCACCAGCCTCTTCATTGTCAACCTGGCAGTGTCAGACATCATGATCACACTGCTCAACACACCTTTCACTTTG GTCCGGTTTGTTAACAGCACATGGATTTTTGGAAAGGCCATGTGCCACATCAGCCGCTTTGTGCAGTACTGCTCCCTCCATGTCTCCACACTGACCCTGACGGCCATCGCCCTCGACAGGCACCAG GTCATCCTGAACCCGCTGAAGCAGAGGATGTCCCTGGCAAAGGGAGCTCTGAGCATCTCTGTTATCTGGCTGATGGCAACCTGTTTCTCCCTCCCCCATGCCGTCTATCAAAAGCTTTTCCAGTATAATTACAG GGAAGCCACTGTCCGGAGTCTGTGCCTCCCTGATTTCCCTGAGCCCGCAGAGTTGGTCTGGAAGTACCTGGACCTGTCTACCTTTCTCCTTCTTtacctcctgcctctgctgatcATCACCGTCACCTACATGCGTCTGGCCAAGAAGCTGTGGCTCCGCAATGCCATCGGGGACGTCACCACGCAGCAGTACGTCACCCACCACAGGAACAAGAAGAAGAGCATCAAGATGCTgatgctggtggtggtggtctTTGCAGTTTGCTGGTTCCCCCTGAACTGCTACGTGGTGCTCATCTCCAGTCTGGGCATCAAGACAAAGAACTCGCTGTATTTCGCCCTGCACTGGTTCGCCATGAGCAGCACCTGCTACAACCCCTTCATCTACTGCTGGCTGAACAAGAGCTTCCGCACGGAGCTCCGGTCCCTGCTCTGCATCTGCCAGAAGGTTTCACAGGCTcaggagcaggcactgccacCCAGGGCCATGTCCTGCCGCGAGGCGTGGTTGGAGCAGGCCAGGTGCAGGAAGGGATCTGCCTCCCAGgccagctgctcccctgggaaCCTCCCAATGGCCAACTCGGACCTGTGA